ggtggacggaattgagggggttaggttgtgttgagaatGAGTATGAGGAAggtgtgtagggggaatatgagtacgaggggtatggatatcggcaatcacttcaagtgtggagggagcatgagttatagaattttgtgtctcaagcatatagctttgaatatcttccatagtttctgcagtggagttggttggagagttctgtgagacaaaggttttcttatgaggggaggggggggagaggagactagtgtctgaggaataaaggtaaaggtaggtggaggcgaatgtgcggtaggggaagaatgggtggaacgtttagtttgTCTACTatgggtagtgcggggagggagaggggatggtgttggggctgtagttcaGATTGGagttgtggttgagattggggtatctggatttagagtggcaaaagaatttgactgggggaggtagaatgtagaagtgaaaGTGGagaaatatataggtataggggagggtgtaggaacatggcgtggaggggggggggcagagcgagagagcagggagtacgagagaaaccttgtcgacgtgcttcctgtctggtttcacgtaaagtgagaccatttttgtagcTGAGATTGCTACCTCGATGTCCattgggcagtttgctggggagatacaCACAGTTCCGGTGCAAGTATTAATATttagatgaggttctgcaggaatagGGTTGCCAGAGAGGTctgttagatttgataatgctatagcttcagtttcagaagTGACCGTTACGCGATGGGAACGATCGAGTCGGGTACGGAAAAGGACTCTGCCAACTTGCTTTTAGAGACATTGTAGAAAGAAGAATGTTGCCAGAGTAAGGAGCCATAGAGATCACGAAAAATTGgccccatttagctgggctagagtatttaagatatttgtagggttggtggtggtaaaaagacggggacgtgtggaagagggagtatgtTGAGGGGGTGTTACATAGAGATGGAGAATAAgtctgtaaggtagtaataagggaggatggggtgtttgATGGAGAAGGTTGTGAGGGTAGAGGTGATGAAGGTgaagaagttgggagagtaggaatgtcttctagAGATTGAGTCTTGGCTTGGGTATGTAatgtactagtaggcattgaggagtggatagtagttgtagtgttcagagtcgtggtcaaaggagagtctGGGGCCGGGGAGGTCCAGAAAACCAATCTTTGATATAACATTCCTCTTGGAAGTAATCATCTTTCAGGATAATCTTAATCCAGTGTATACCCTTAAGATGGTTAGTCATCAAATCCTGGGTTTCCTTAGCAAAGTTTATTATGTAAGGTTTCGATGGATTATAGACGTACACGGAAAGGCACACACGATTCCTCCGATTCCTCCTAGGATGGGCAGTCGACATCCAACCCAAATAATGTAGGGGATACAGCCTTGGAAGAAAATACATTCCCCTAAGATTCTAGATACAGGAGAGAACTGCTACTTTTTTACTTTCCTGGTACTGGACTCTGACTAATGCAAGCACGCGTGCTCGTTCACAGAATTTCATGGGAATTTGACCAAGACAAACGCTTGTAACCATAATATTTCCTTTCAACCCAGTGTCACCGTTAACAAGTTGTATACCATCGAAAACCAATATATGATACGCAAGTGAAATTATTTCTGTAATGTCTTTCTGTTAGAAATATCAGATTTAGGTCCTCAATAAAGGATATCTATTATTAAAAACATGGTAGGAGAaattgtttccatatatatatatatatatatatatatatatatatatatatatatatatatatatatatatattatatacatttattatatatataatacatatataatatatataatatataatatatgatgtatgtataatatatataatgtatatatatatgattataatatatatatatatatatatatatatatatatatatatatatatatatatatatatatatatatatataatttatgtataatacacataacatatttatgatatatataatatatatacaatataatataatatagacaatatatatttaatatatatattatctatatatattatatatatatttacatatatttatatatattatatatatttacatatatttatatatattatgaatatatttatatatatatatatttgtttatataaattatatatagatattatatattacatttatattatatatgttatatttatattatatttatatattgtatatatctatatatatgttatatattatatatgttatatatattatatatatatatatatatatatatatatatatatatacattatatatgttatatatattatatatatatatatatgtgtgtgtgtgtgtgtgtgtgtgtgtgtgtgtgtgtgtgtgtgtatgtatgtatgtatgtataaatatgtatgtatatatatgtatttatgtatatgtataaatatgtgtatatatatatatgtatgtatgtatgtatgtatatatgtatgtatatatgtatataataaaatatataacatataatgtatatataatatatataatgtatatatatataatatatataacttatatttatgatatatatataatatagatataatatacatataatatagacaatatatatttcatatatattatatatatatatatatatttacatatatttatatatatcatatacatatttatttatattcatatatattcatatttataaatcatatatattgtcACCGCTCCACTATTTCCTTATAACTTCGTAATTACTTAGTTAATTAAGGTGGAGCAGTCACTTCTCAATATTACTTTGATCATGTTGGTGATAATTTCCTTTTGTCGATTCTTTACACTCCGTTCTAGTTCAAGAATATATCAATACACCTGGAATCAACGCTCGTGGTGGAATGGACAACGAAACACACTTATTTTCCACCACTTTAATAATACGATAATGCTATAGTTCAATATTTACGCGGCCACGGACTCACGAGGCTATGGCTGAGTGAACGCGAGAGCGACTGGCTACTCGCTTGGCCTTATAGACACTCCTTGCGCTGAACGGGGTAGTTTTACCCCTTAAGATCCACGTTTGATCTTgctttgataaatagataatatctgTGCAtctcaataacaatatatatatatgtattaatattaacaaCTATATAACCAAGTTATCATTGTGACAATCACATAGAATATATACTCCAATATTATAAAGGGATTAACATGATTACTTACTACCATCCCCATGACGTGGAAGGTGCCCTATGACTTGTCAACTTGTTTGTGGAACTTTGGAATACTTATTTTTGACTCCCTgtgatatatctattatataatatatatattatatatattatatgtatattatatatatatgttatatatcatatatataatatatatatgttatataacacacacacacacacacacacacacatatatatatatttatatatatatatatatatatatatatatatatatatatatatatatatatgcatatattatatgtatatatatacatatatatataattatatataattatatatatataatatatatatatatatatatatatatatatatatatatatatatatatatatatatatatatatatatatatatgagaacccCTAAGCAGGATTAAGGGTACCAACATAATGCAGGGAAATATGGTCAAATGTCCATAATTTTCAGCTTTGTACGTTTTGTTTCACACAAAGAGAAAACTCTGGTTCACTATTTGTGTGGCCACAATAACATATGTATGAAATGCTTCTTTTAGGAAAGACTTCACATGATTTGTGAATTATATGTTATTTAAATACCAAAAGTAAAACTGAATGGGAATAAATTGAAGACAAAGAAGCAATAAACAAGTCTCATGCTTAAATCTAGAATCTCAAGGTTTACATAAAATATTTGAAACTGGTGTTTATCCTCTAACAGATATATGAAGATCTGGCATTTAGTATTCTCGACATCATGCAAGGAATGCTGCGCCCCACcgggttatgagagagagagagagagaaagagacagagagagagaaagtcggcaTGTAAACAGATTGATACAGTAAATGTTTCTTTAGTTCTTGCCATAACTTTATTACCATATGAAATGCAACAATACTCATAATCTGTCCAAAAATAAGTGAGTTCTAAAGATCTTTAAATTTTCTGTATTGAATTTCTCAAATACAGCCTCGAATAGGTAATACTTTTACTATATACTTACTATATAAATTAATGGCAGTACTTTTTTGGTAGGAAAATGGTTACAGTACAGCTCCGCAGTCTTCTATTATTACGTCTCGGATGTTACTCACAAGCATTGCCTTTTTCAAAACATCCATACCTGCAGTAACTctgccaaaagaaagaaaatccaatgCCCTTGGAAGGCTCCTTGTGTAGATGATAAACTGGGCACCCTTAGTTCTGTTAAAGCTACCCGAAAGAAGGCCCTCTGTAACAGGTCGTGATGTCTTTTCAGTGGTTGGAATGTCAGGAAATAGGGGCTGTCCCCCCGTGCCATCATTTTTCTCGTAGTCACCTCCTGTGACCATTTCCCCTTGACTTCTAAAGTTGCTGATGGTGAGTAGAGAAGTACCACGGTATGAATACTCGCTGTCCCTAATGCAGAGCTTCAGGAATTGTTTGCTGCGAAGGCTGTCATCCTCTAGCTCGATGATAATGTCACCTTGTGTTTTCCCGCGCCAGGCGAGTCTCAGGAAAACCACCACAGGTTGAGAAATCAAATCCTCATACAAGTTGCACTGTAAGATAAAGACAAATGTATCGATATATTCATAAATTGTTGTGTGcctaatataaagaataaaaacctGACACATACACCTAATTCTTGGTAGGTTTCTTCACATCATCTCTGTATTTCTCATTCACAATCATTGTCTTTCCCAAAGGAGATACCAATGGCAGTACAATAGACTCAACTGCTAGTAAGGGAACTTCTGGAAGTGGCTTGATTGCTGGGGGGCCACCAGCATGGGAACTGGCGCATCTGGTACTGGCAAATGATCTATCAGGAGTGGCACATTTGCCTGAGAAACCATCTGCATGGGAACGTGTAGAGGTGAAATGTTTGCTTGAGGACCTAACAGCAAGGGATATTCTTCTAAGGAACTAAAACCGAGAAACCTTTCAATAGTGGCACATTCACCTTAAGAGCTGCCAGCAAAGAAAATTCCAAGATTGGAGTGTTCATCTATGGAGCGTAGAATAATGGCATAATTGCCTGAAGATTCAACAACAAGAGATATACCAGCAATGTAATGTTCACCTACAGAGCTTCTAGCAATGATCCAGTCACTTGAGAAGCCACAAATAAAATTCCATGAATGGGACAGTCCCCTAAGGAGTTTCCAGTGATGACTCTGTCGCTTGAATATCCACTTACAAGGGATATTTCAGGAATGGAACATTCATTAGAGTTGCAGTCACTGATAATACCCTTGCTTGAGAACCCAACACCAAGGAACCTTCCTGGAATTAAATATTCATCAGTGCAGCTTCAGATGATGGTCCAGTCCTTTGAGGATCCGTCAGCAAGAAATTTAGAGCCGAGCTGCAAATAGTGGCCAGGTCAATTAAGGATTTGTCAGCAAGGGAACTTCGAGCAGCAGAATGCTAACCGAAGGAGCCAAATGGCAATGACTTGTTCATTAGAAGACCACCGATTCATTAGAAGAGCCACAGGGAAAATGACAATTTGCACATTTATCCTTTCTAGGATAAAAATCCAAAGAATATACACAGATTTTCAAAATCCTATCTATTTGTTCTACTCACATTCTTCATTATAACACCGAAGTATATTCAGTGACAGAACTTACTTTGAAGATATAGGATTCGCCTGGGGGAAGATGATCCACAGAGGCGTGAAGCTGGTACCCATGCTTCGCTGTTGCTCCTCCTGCGCACTCTGGGTCCTCCTGCCTCTTGGTCAGATGTCCGAAGCGCTCTTTGGTGATCGGGACCCATACAACCCCGGCTTGTATGAGGGTATTCATCTGAACGGACACAGTAAAGGATTTTATGGgtaaaatataaatggaaaaggGGGACAAGTGAGAAACAGGGTAATGGGGGAAATTGtataatgagggagagggggggagaaagagagaaaggggagagagagaggtgaggagaggagagagagttggtgataggagagagaaagaagagaaagatggagggggagaggacataGGTGTCAATGAGAAGTGAGATGTGCTTACAGTCTAGGTCGTTGAACTTGTGTGATCCAACATGGTTATTGTGTAATATGTACTGGTCAAGGGCCAAGATTACTAAATTACTCCtccagtaatagagagagagagggaagggagaaagagagagtatagcatactgcataacataatgCATCAGTGATAGCTCACAGACCACGCTTGTAAAAGCATGGGTCGCACACTTGTGTGCCATGCTGCTCCTTCGTAGGTCGAGCTAAATATACATTCCACATAGCAACCACTGCTTGTGCCCGCCGGGGTCAGATTTAAGGACGACCCAGCTTGACCAAGTCTCACATTCATTCACTGCTAGTTAACCTGCTGCGCCCTTGCTAGGGTTTGAGGCTGCGGGTATCTCCAGCACCACGTCTCCTATCGTATTCTTTTCAACTtgtgtcatcacttttatcaataaATGTGAAGCCATTTAACCAATATCACTTCTGCCCACCAGTATCCATATAGGAGGTCAAtaccttttagagagagagagggagggtgacaggagacagggagggaggattagTGTTGGATAATTGGAGAAAGTGAAGATGAATTTTGGAAATTTTCTTGATTAGTCAAAAAGTTAAATGCAATTTAAGTAACTGAATATACAGAGACCAGATAAAAAATCTCCAAATAATTCATCTTCCATTCACAGCAAAATATATTGCACATTAACTGTGTCAGGGCATTCCAATTCCAACAGCTTTTCACTAATTGATTGACAGAAGGCATATCTCATAGATCACCTCTTGCTCAGGAATCGGTACTGACCAGTCCCCGATTTCTTGGGACATGCATGGCCTACTCAGTATCTGGAATTGGAGAATTTGGACACTACAGTGAGCAGCCAGCAAGACCTGTCGGAGCTCACAATGGGATCTCACAAAACACTTGTAACCTAAAAGGGGATACTTTAAGGATAATACTGATGACCTTAGAGTGACAGGAATATTTTGTGAATCACTTGCTCATATGACTCACTAGAGGAGTAATTTAGTACTCCTGGCCCTTGACCTGTAAACATCACATAATAACCAAGTTGGGTCATACAAGTTCAACGGCCTAGACAGCAAGCACATCTCACGACTCATTGAGACCTAACACCACACATCTTACCCACTGAACCATTAATATACAAACTTCCCTTGTCCACAACTTCCTTATATCCGCAGTCTACCTATTTTGGATGTTCCCCACCAAGTTGCGAATAAGGTAGGTCAACTGCTAATTAGGAAGCAACGTGGTTCCCACAACACTAGTAGCCCCATCCCTCAAAATGGGATCTTACGACACACTTTTGGGTTCCCATTCTATTCTGCGAAGTGGGTATGTTCATCCACCCAGACCGAGTTGTGCTAATTTTGACTATAGACAAGTGATAATTTGTCCGTGACAGGCACTCAGAATACTGTAATATGGCCATGGTGTCGACAGATGAAATGCAAATAGGAAAGGTGAATGGTCTATTTGGCAGGTCAAGTTtctatgaagagaagagagggagctcCGCTTCCCCATGAGAACGATTGTCTCGGAAGGACACTATACTGTGGCGGGTGGCTTCGGAATACCCTTTTAAAGAGCCAGGGGTAGGCTTACACCTACCTTATATGATTGAGCTATATTTTCGTTGCTTTTATGAGAGCTATCTCTTCACCACAAACTGTACAGGCTTAGAGGGTTAAATTTTAATCACCTCATTTAGGTAAGTATAAAATtaatctgtgattttttttatttaatttgacTAATTCCTTCAGAAACAATACCTGCGCTGATATTGGTAGGACAGAAGTGATATAATCTGACCGACGTAAGTATTACACAAGAAAACAAATTCAAACATCACTCTCGATTACCCGATAACAGACAAATCAAGCACAAAGTATCTCATCCTACTAACCGGAAGCAAGAGGTGAAGGCGATCCGCAGGCATCGAGTCGTCGTTCATCGGCACCATTGTGAAAAGGTCCTCGTTTCCATGTTTTTCAATGCGGTAATAGGTCTTTTGCCCTCGTACATATGCTTCGGGTATTTTCTTCATCAGGTCCTTCAATTTCATGTTCGAGAAAGAATGGCAAAGAGAGAGCGGAAGTGTAATTAAATCTTGTAGCATGATATATCTTATTTTAGTCCCATAATTTGTCAAATCTAAAACCATATATTACAAGTGCTTGGCTAGAAGCACAAAAAAAGAGCAATTACTATTCTAAAATTCATGCAAGTCAAACGCACTAATGATCTACCTTGAAATCAATGCTGGTTGTAGAAGAACTGGGTATGAATGGGCACAACTCTCCCACCATGGCTGTGTTGTTAACTTGGAGGGTCACACTGGCACAAAAGGCCTGGTTGTCCTTCTTTATCACAATCAATGGCTTTGTGAGAGTGATCAGTGATACCATGATCTGCAATATAATGATATGCTATGAAAGGTTCTTGCGCTAGGAAAATATGTAATGAAAATTATCAGTCACACGTTTAAAACAATGTTTGTCACAGTGACGTTAATATAATTCACTCTTCTCGCACTCACAGATTCGCTGGCAGAGTCAGTAATGGCCTGGAGCTGACTAAATTCCAGATTCTTCAACGTGTTCCAGTTCATCAACTCCATTGAGAAGTTCACCAAGTTATGCATCTGAAAAACACCTGCTAGCTATATTACTGACATACTATTTTTCCATATACATAACCGTAAGTTATCAGTTACAGAAAACCATTACTAAATTGATTTACTGATAACTACTAGGTGCTCAGGAGGCAGTAACCTGTGCTCTATCTGGGACATAATGACATAGACAATAGTAATCTAGACTTTTAAAAGCGTCACTGCTTATACTTTACAATATTTGAGTGAAGTCACCATCTGCTGCAATGTTACTGGCCTGAAATCTAAAAATCTAgtaaatattttaattaatttcattcttattctacATTCATATCTAATGCTTCATATAAGACTTCCTAATGAGTTAAATGTCACGTTTCCTATGAAAAAGTGTTTTCACTGATTTACCTGAGACTTTATTAACATATTCTGGCCACTTGTCATATGCAGTATATCTTGCGTCCATGTCTGAACAGATTCCTTGCACTGAGAAACCGCTTGGCTGCAATCGTCAGTGTCTTGGATTCTAGAAAGTTTCGAAACACGAATTTGTAATTCTTTGAGATCCTGAAGTTTGGACAAGCCTTCTTCCTGTGCTTCCTTTAGCTTGATAAGTTCTCCAGCCACACTTTGCTCTGCCTGCTTGTATTGCTCCACAACATGTTCCAGTTCCAAtgacttttttttgtattccttctCCAGGGTCTGCAATTCTTTGTCGTACACTCCTATACGGTCAAATGTTTGGTTATGTTCCAGTATGAATTGCTCAACTTCTGCATTTATATTGTTCCTCGTTTCCTCCAAGGCCTTTTTGACTGAGATAACATTGCATGTACTCATAGGATGCTCAATGACAGTGCAAACATGGCAGATCCATTCGTCACACGACTTGCACTTAAACAATTGGTGCTGCCCATGATCCTCACAAAACCCAGCGGAAAGTGGAGGTCCCTGCTCAGCTTTGGCCGATGCTTTCGATGGGAGTTGAGCTCCTTCCTCCTGGTCATCCTGTGATGTCAAATCTAGGATGCTAAAATTTGTTGTTAACTGTGATATGTCTGTGACTTTAGTCTCTCTTTTACAGAGAGGACATGCGATCAAtccatcatttctttctttgatatTCAGCAAACATTGGGAGCA
The nucleotide sequence above comes from Penaeus vannamei isolate JL-2024 chromosome 6, ASM4276789v1, whole genome shotgun sequence. Encoded proteins:
- the LOC113817614 gene encoding uncharacterized protein produces the protein MASMSTAVCQVCFSCYDSEAKRPRILPCGHTFCSQCLLNIKERNDGLIACPLCKRETKVTDISQLTTNFSILDLTSQDDQEEGAQLPSKASAKAEQGPPLSAGFCEDHGQHQLFKCKSCDEWICHVCTVIEHPMSTCNVISVKKALEETRNNINAEVEQFILEHNQTFDRIGVYDKELQTLEKEYKKKSLELEHVVEQYKQAEQSVAGELIKLKEAQEEGLSKLQDLKELQIRVSKLSRIQDTDDCSQAVSQCKESVQTWTQDILHMTSGQNMLIKSQMHNLVNFSMELMNWNTLKNLEFSQLQAITDSASESIMVSLITLTKPLIVIKKDNQAFCASVTLQVNNTAMVGELCPFIPSSSTTSIDFKDLMKKIPEAYVRGQKTYYRIEKHGNEDLFTMVPMNDDSMPADRLHLLLPMNTLIQAGVVWVPITKERFGHLTKRQEDPECAGGATAKHGYQLHASVDHLPPGESYIFKCNLYEDLISQPVVVFLRLAWRGKTQGDIIIELEDDSLRSKQFLKLCIRDSEYSYRGTSLLTISNFRSQGEMVTGGDYEKNDGTGGQPLFPDIPTTEKTSRPVTEGLLSGSFNRTKGAQFIIYTRSLPRALDFLSFGRVTAGMDVLKKAMLVSNIRDVIIEDCGAVL